Genomic window (Desulforapulum autotrophicum HRM2):
ACGATATAACCCTGGATATTGGCCGTAACGAGGTGATCGCCATGATCGGGCCTTCCGGATGCGGAAAATCCACCTTTTTGCGAACGCTTAACCGGATGAACGACACCATTGACGGCTGCCGGGTCGAAGGGCGGATTACCCTGGACGGCAAAAATATCTATGATAGGGATGTGGATGTCGTACCGTTGAGGGCCCAGGTGGGTATGGTCTTTCAAAAGCCCAACCCTTTTCCCAAATCCATTTATGATAATGTGGCCTACGGTGCCAAAATTCATGGCCTGGTCCAGAACAAAACCGAAACCGATGAACTGGTGGAGACGTCCCTGAAGCGGGCAGGATTGTGGAATGAGGTCAAGGACCGCCTAGAACAGCCGGGTACCGGTCTTTCCGGAGGGCAGCAGCAGCGGCTTTGTATTGCCCGGACCATTGCGGTGGGTCCGGAAGTGATACTGATGGATGAACCCTGCTCGGCCCTAGATCCCATCGCCACGGCCATCATTGAAGACCTGATTGATGAGCTGGTCAAGGATTACTCGATCGCCATTGTCACCCATTCCATGCAGCAGGCGTCCCGTATTTCTCAGCGGACCGCTTACTTTCACATGGGCGATCTGATTGAGATCGGGACCACGAATCAGATCTTTATGAATCCCCTGCACCAGTTAACCCATGACTATATTACTGGACGATTTGGATAATTTAAGGATGGATATGCTGAATCATACCGTGAAATCATTTGATAAAGAGATAGCGCATCTTTCAGACGAAATCAACCGACTGGCCATGGCCTGTTCAAACCAGCTGGAAAAGGCTGCCATTGCGTTTGATCTAATGGACAAAGGCCTGGCCGGCAAGGTGGCCAAGGACGATGAGAAGGTCAATGTCCTGGAACGATTGATTGAAGATCATGCCGTCCGGTTTCTGGCAAAGCGCCAACCCATGGCCGTCGACCTGCGTTTTTTCCTCGCTGCCATGAAGATCGCCTATGAACTGGAGCGGATCGGGGATAATGCTGAAAATATTGCCAAGGGTGTTATTTTTTTAAAGAAAAGACCGGACCATGGTATTGTAAAACGTATCGTGGACATGACTGCCGACTGCAGGAGCATGCTCCAGGAGGCCGTTGAGGCGTTTTTGGCAATGGATGCAGATAAAGCCTCTGCCGTGTGGAAACGGGACGAAGGGATTGATGAGAGCTTTAAACGGATCATGGGGCTGGTGTTTGATCAGACAAAGGGCCCATGCGTGGACAGTTTTGAGGACGGGACCCAGATCGTTTTGATGGCCCGGTGCATTGAGCGCATCGGCGACCACATCACCAATATTGCTGAGGATATCTACTATATTGCCACCGGCCAGAATAATTTAAAACAGATCATGATGAAACTGGATGAATAGAAGACCGAATAACCGGCACGGCCGGAGCGAGGGATGGCATCCGGCCACAACGAACATTGAAAATCCCCCAATGACAAGGCTTTGGACGGAGTTTCATATAAACAGGAGCTGGGTGATCCGCCCGTCCTGTTTTTGTTTGATTCAAATGCGATCCTAACTTTATCCTCATGCCGACCGGATAAGGTGGGGTTGCTATCAAGGCAGAATATGACCATGAATTTGAACAGACAAGGAGAAGACCAATGATTTGTGCCGATCTGCATGTGCACTCCATGGCGTCAAAAAGGCCGTCCGAGTGGTTTTTAAAAAAGGTGGGGGCCAGGGAGTCCTACACCGATGTTGAGGCAATATATCAAAAAGCGAAAGACCAGGGAATGACCTTTGTCACGGTCTCGGATCACAACACCATCGAGGGGGGACTCAACCTGGTCAAAGCCCATCCTGATGATACCTTTTTAAGTGTGGAGGTGACCGCCTATTTCCCCGAAGACAACTGCAAGATCCACATCCTTGTGTTTGATCTTACCCGGGATCAGTTCAAGGCGATTGACGGGATAAGAAACAATATTTACCTGCTCCGGGATTACCTTTTAAAGGAAAACCTGGCCTATTCCGTGGCCCATGCCACCTACAGCGTTAACAACAGACTGACCCTTGCGGTTCTGGAGAAACTGATGGTGCTCTTTGACGTGTTTGAAGGGATCAACGGCGCCAGGAACAGTCTACACAACGAGGTATGGCAGGCCGTGCTCCACAGCCTGACCCCGGATCGCATGGAAGTCCTTGCAGACCGGTACTCAATTGAGCCTGCCGGCAGCGATCCCTGGATAAAAGGGATAACTGGCGGTTCAGACGACCATGCTGGCCTTTTCATCGGCCAGACCTATACCACGGCCCCCTGGGGGATCACCAGGGCCGATTTCATCAACAGCATCCGGGAGAAGCGCACCTTTAGTTCGGGCAGGAGCAACGATTACAAGAGCCTGGCCTTCTCCATCTACAAGATTTTTTGTGATTATTCCGGATCCAGGTTTATGAACGATCCCCACAGCATCCAGGAGTTTGTGGGCAGCATCCTGTTTTCCGACAGCGACCGCAGGGTGAAAAACTGGATTATCCGGCAGAAAATCAAGCGGGGCAAAGAAGCCAGGGATCAGATTATTTTTCGGTTCTTTGACGACGTGCTCAGCTGGTCCCGAAACCGGACCATGGATGTGGAGGCGCGTATGGAAAAGATTTATACGAGCATGGCCACCTTGTTTGACGGGTTCACCTTCATGGTCATGGAGTCCATGGTCAAGGATCTGTGCAACGGGGATGCAGGACGGCTGTTCAAGAACATCAGCGCCTCCCTTCCCATGATGTTCATTTCGGTTCCGTTCTTCTCTTCCCTGAAACATCTCTTCCTTGACCGGGATCTTATCACGGCACTGAAACACGAATATGTGGGACCTGGCAGCCATGGACAGGACCGGGTACTATGGTTCACCGACACCATTAACGACCTGAACGGGGTTGCGGTGAGCCTTTCCAACTACATGCAGAGCGCCCTTGACCGGGATTGCAACGCCACCTTTGTTGTCTGCCTGCCGGATGACAAGGCCAGGGATCTGCTGCCCAACACCCTGAACCTTAACTCGATTTTTTGCCACAGTCCCGACTTTTACGCAAGCTATACCCTGCACATTCCCTCCCTGCTCAATTCTGTTGAACAGATCTACAAACAGAGACCCGAACGAATTATCATATCAACCCCCGGCCCGGTGGGCCTTCTCGGCCTTCTCATGTCAAAGCTAATGGGTGTCCCGGTTTCTGGGATTTTTCATACCGATTTTGCCGCCCAGGCCGGGTTCATGTTCGATGATGAGATCGTTGCAGATGTCATTAATGAGTACACCCGGTGGTTTTACGCCTGTGTCGATGAGATCAGGGTTCCTACGAGGGCATACATGGAGATTCTTGAATCCCAGGGATACGACCACTGCAAGATGAGGCTGCTCAAGCGGGGCATCGATATCCGGCCACCCCGATTTTCCGACATGGAGAAAAGGGCATTCATGGGGCTCCATAAGATTCCCCGGGGATTTACCCTGCTGTGGGCGGGCCGGGTCAGCCGGGACAAAAACCTTTATTTCCTTGTGGATATTTACAGGCAGGTTGCAGCGGCTAGAAGTGACGTCAACCTGGTGATCTGCGGGGATGGTCCCGACCTTGGGGAGGTGAAGCAGCTGCTTCAAGGTTTTGAACGGGTGGTATTCACCGGCTGCATCCCCCATGGCAGAATGCTTGAGTTTTATACCTGTGCAGACCTGTTCGTGTTTCCGAGCACCACTGACACCTTTGGCATGGTGGTGTTCGAGGCCCAGGCCTGCGGCCTTGCCGCCATGGTCTCCGATGTGGGCGGTCCCCAGGAGATCGTTGTGAACGGCAAGACCGGTTTTGTGCGACAGACCAAGGATTCCAGCGCCTGGAGCCGTCAGATCCTGGAACTTGTTAAGTTGAAGCAGAACAACCCCCAGGCCTTTGACCGCATGGGCATGCATGCAGCAGAACATATCCGGGTCAACTTCTCCTGGGACGAGGCCCTGGGCGATATCCTTGAAGGCGAGCAGCCTGAAGTTCGTCCTCTGGAAGCCTACCCTCCATTGCAAGTTCCCAGGCAAAGCGAGACTGCCCGGGCCGTGGCATAATTCTGACCAACCTCTTGAACAAGGATCCATTTCTATTATGAACAAACAGCTAAACCTGTTGGGTGAGTCCTGCCTGGGGATTAACGATTCGGCCCATCCCCGGAAATCCGAAAAAAAGACGCTCCTCCATGGGGATCCGGTATCCAGCGGGTTTGCAGAAGGCAGGGCCTATTTCCTGGGCAAACGGGTGAGTTTCGATCAGGTCGCCCAGGAAACAGGCGAGGATATACCGACCGAAATAGCCCGTCTTGAGACGGCATTTCTGAAATCAGAGGCCGAGGTGCAAAGCCTTGTGGGAGGGGCCCGGGATCTGTCTCCCCAGGATAAGGCCATCCTTGAAACCCATTTGATGGTGCTCCAGGACAATTTATTCATGAAACAGGTGAAAGACCATATCCAGGACGGGCTGACCGCAGAATATTCCCTGAAAAAAATCGTTTTAAAACATGTCGATTTTTTCCGGGGGCTTGATGATCCTTATTTCCAGGATAGGTGGGCCGATATCGAGGATATCGGCAAGCGTGTGCTCCATAACCTGTTCGGATTTCAAGGAACTATTACAACAAAGCTCAGGCAGCCAACGATCCTGGTGGCTTCGGATATTTCTCCTGTGGATATGGTGGCCCTGAAGCAGGTGAACCTGAAGGGGATCGTGCTGTCCAAGGGCGGAAAGACATCCCAT
Coding sequences:
- the phoU gene encoding phosphate signaling complex protein PhoU — translated: MKSFDKEIAHLSDEINRLAMACSNQLEKAAIAFDLMDKGLAGKVAKDDEKVNVLERLIEDHAVRFLAKRQPMAVDLRFFLAAMKIAYELERIGDNAENIAKGVIFLKKRPDHGIVKRIVDMTADCRSMLQEAVEAFLAMDADKASAVWKRDEGIDESFKRIMGLVFDQTKGPCVDSFEDGTQIVLMARCIERIGDHITNIAEDIYYIATGQNNLKQIMMKLDE
- a CDS encoding phosphoenolpyruvate-utilizing N-terminal domain-containing protein — protein: MNKQLNLLGESCLGINDSAHPRKSEKKTLLHGDPVSSGFAEGRAYFLGKRVSFDQVAQETGEDIPTEIARLETAFLKSEAEVQSLVGGARDLSPQDKAILETHLMVLQDNLFMKQVKDHIQDGLTAEYSLKKIVLKHVDFFRGLDDPYFQDRWADIEDIGKRVLHNLFGFQGTITTKLRQPTILVASDISPVDMVALKQVNLKGIVLSKGGKTSHAVILARSFEIPMVIGVTAALDAIKPEEPLILDGNSGLVFRKPTRKIIDAYAQLKEHGAANPVVPCQGK
- a CDS encoding glycosyltransferase, yielding MICADLHVHSMASKRPSEWFLKKVGARESYTDVEAIYQKAKDQGMTFVTVSDHNTIEGGLNLVKAHPDDTFLSVEVTAYFPEDNCKIHILVFDLTRDQFKAIDGIRNNIYLLRDYLLKENLAYSVAHATYSVNNRLTLAVLEKLMVLFDVFEGINGARNSLHNEVWQAVLHSLTPDRMEVLADRYSIEPAGSDPWIKGITGGSDDHAGLFIGQTYTTAPWGITRADFINSIREKRTFSSGRSNDYKSLAFSIYKIFCDYSGSRFMNDPHSIQEFVGSILFSDSDRRVKNWIIRQKIKRGKEARDQIIFRFFDDVLSWSRNRTMDVEARMEKIYTSMATLFDGFTFMVMESMVKDLCNGDAGRLFKNISASLPMMFISVPFFSSLKHLFLDRDLITALKHEYVGPGSHGQDRVLWFTDTINDLNGVAVSLSNYMQSALDRDCNATFVVCLPDDKARDLLPNTLNLNSIFCHSPDFYASYTLHIPSLLNSVEQIYKQRPERIIISTPGPVGLLGLLMSKLMGVPVSGIFHTDFAAQAGFMFDDEIVADVINEYTRWFYACVDEIRVPTRAYMEILESQGYDHCKMRLLKRGIDIRPPRFSDMEKRAFMGLHKIPRGFTLLWAGRVSRDKNLYFLVDIYRQVAAARSDVNLVICGDGPDLGEVKQLLQGFERVVFTGCIPHGRMLEFYTCADLFVFPSTTDTFGMVVFEAQACGLAAMVSDVGGPQEIVVNGKTGFVRQTKDSSAWSRQILELVKLKQNNPQAFDRMGMHAAEHIRVNFSWDEALGDILEGEQPEVRPLEAYPPLQVPRQSETARAVA
- the pstB gene encoding phosphate ABC transporter ATP-binding protein PstB, whose product is MNNQSTMVLPRRLGAEKKPPDSKRDSATPSRGNTRLVPKDDRRTVGQKTVDNPRMRCEHVNVYYNYGEKKAINDITLDIGRNEVIAMIGPSGCGKSTFLRTLNRMNDTIDGCRVEGRITLDGKNIYDRDVDVVPLRAQVGMVFQKPNPFPKSIYDNVAYGAKIHGLVQNKTETDELVETSLKRAGLWNEVKDRLEQPGTGLSGGQQQRLCIARTIAVGPEVILMDEPCSALDPIATAIIEDLIDELVKDYSIAIVTHSMQQASRISQRTAYFHMGDLIEIGTTNQIFMNPLHQLTHDYITGRFG